Below is a window of Drosophila willistoni isolate 14030-0811.24 chromosome XR unlocalized genomic scaffold, UCI_dwil_1.1 Seg144, whole genome shotgun sequence DNA.
TAGTAGGTTGAATATTCATTTTATACTGCAAGCTAAAATTTACTTACctaatctaaaaaaaaataccaggCGAACAGCAAAATGTAGTAGGTTGATTATTCATTTTATACTGCAAACTGAAATTTACTTACCTAatctcttaaaaaaaaaataacaggCTAACAGAAAAAGACAAGAGGTTGATATAGAAAAAAACTGAAGGTATTTATTTAtcaaacaattttttcaagttttttgtaGGCGGTAGGTCATAAAATTTATAGGAAACAGCTAAAAGTGGCTGTAACTCGGCCATGTGAAGTCCTATAATGATGTCCTTTGGCAAAAACTAAGCACTCATTGAGTATCATCGATTGGCATCTTTATATCCTTGAAAGTCCTTCAAACAGCTGAGATAGGAACAAACTTTAAGTGCTGATATCTCGTAAGCCCATGAATGGATCAAGACGAAACTAGTGCCAAACCAGTCCAATGAATAAGGACTATCTGCTGACCAAAGGATTTTGCGATAATCCTGCGGGGACCGGAGTTATTACGAATCTCTCGATTTCATTGATGTCCTGCCTGgtggaaaaaaaatgttgttgcatacccaaaaataaaagagctgaaaaataaaaaaagttttagttgcatacttttagaaaataatttgttgcatAATTTTAGGAGGCTTCGAAAACGtgtgaaaaaattcaaattttttgtgGTGGGGTTGTGGTTGGTTGGGGGCCTCTTTTTCCTGCCTTAAACACACAAAatcacacacaccacacacctTTCCTTTTTACtacctctctttcttttttcttttatattctcaTATTCTCCAAACACCCCTCCTAAGAGACACACAAACTTTTTCCCCAAATCCCCCACACACAAACCATTCTTATTGTATTCTACTCTCCTTCTGTTCGATTCCccccaaaacaacaacaacccacTCTTCTTTACCCCTCCTCCCTCCCACCTTTTAACACAcacaattaatttatttttattccttAAAAATCTCCTAATAATTACACACGCGTGGGCGGGATTCGAGAACTCAGACCTTAGGTACGAGTGACAAAATCTCTAACCATTAAGCTACCGTACTGATCTAGAATTAGTGCAGCGAAAATTCACTAAGTACAGCTTTTGTGTGTGACGTCACACGATGTGACAGCAAAGCTCCCGCAACGCATCTCCTCTAACTACTCCGAGCTTATTACCAATTAGAGCGCCCCcatttttttcggttttcgcATTAGAATTCTCAAGCTGAGATTTATGATCTTTACTACTATAAATGTACGCATGGCGAGAGCAGTAAGCTGAAATGATTTAAGGAACCAttatgtttttcctttttttttatattttacagACGttgaataaataatttttaacttaaatttaattagaaatttaaaaaaggcatatttaagaaaaaaaatttaattgctgCGCCGCGGAAATAATGCTCAAgtcaatattaaaaaaatttcaaccAAGCCGAGACTTGAACTCGCGACTCTATTCCTAAGCGAAGGCGTCCCCAACCCTCAAGCCACCGTTTATGAAGCTGCGGGGGCGCTAAAATCCTAATAGGTGGTAACTTGAAAGGAtacattaatttaaaacaatgaTAAAATTACTTAAACTGGTAGAAAATCTAAAAACGACAAAGTGTaaaattatatagaaaattaGTTAACTTACAGTTATTTTGTTTAGTGTGTCCTGAGATTGGGTGAAATTAACTTGTTGTTCCGCTGTTATAACTGCCGTTTCCGCGCTGCTGCTCttcgttttgcgtttttgCCCCTTTTGTTAgtaattaaaatgcaattggcatttttatttaaaagtttacATTTCGGTAGAAGGAATTTCTCACTTGTGTTTTGCTTGGCAATAAGAACATTCTGTGAAAATTAGCAGCATGCTGTTGAGTGAATTCAAATTATTGTGCCGAGATGAAGAAATTCATTTGCATTCACATTTTACAAAATGTTGAATGAATGCAAAATGAATTTCATTTCTCTTTTCACGtcaaagtttttctttttcttttcctttttttttgtatgatttttcgtttattttcgttttgcaTCTAAAATTATATGCCAAATGAAATAACAAGACAGTAAGTAGTAAACAATTTCTGGCTGAATTGTGTTCACTTTGAACAAAATGTagatacatatttgtatgtataaacaaaaatctaaagaatatttgtttttttcaaatgtGTATAATAATTTTAGTGCAGCTGCCCGAGGGAactcttatgtatgtatatatcaatCAATGAAGCTTGAACTTGGGAATTCACATAAATCACAAAACTTTGTTTCGTTTTGGGGTTTCTTAATTCAAGTTTCATTCAGGATATATAGGAGCaagattaaaaagaaaaaaaataatggaCACCAACACCGATTAAagctgacaaaaaaaaaataataataataataataataataatttacaatcaaattttaacaacttaaaaagtttaaaagcAATTATCCAATACGCTCTCCCCTCTCGCTCGCTCgctaactctctctctccctcgtTCGCTgcagtatatatatatataattgttcAGTTGGTTTCATATGCTCATATATAAAACTATATcttattaatacaaaaaaaaatatatatgtttatataacGCTCTACAAAGCCTACGAAAGTAAGTGGAGCGGGGGAGAGAAACTtagtttacttattttttgttttgtttttgttttgaaccCGGGACAATGTACGGAGAGGGGAGGGCACAAGAGTACatcatataatatataaattcaatTCCCGTTATGGTTCGAATAAAAATTCTTATAATATAATTTGCAGTCCATGTGCCTGATAAAACAATGCCTGGAACATATGTGagtataatatatacatacaaacgtatatatatataaatatatatgatatattaGATATTGTTTAAAACTGAATTTAACGTTTTAGTTAAATGCACCgtcaaataaaatttacaattatttttgcTATTGaaattataacattttttttagcattttaCATTTGAAGAGTCGGTgcattgttttcttttgttttgtttcttgtttttgtatcACTCTGAACTTATGCGTGTATTGTTGTTAGCATTTTGAAAAGATTTCTGGACaattgttttgtgtgtttttgtaaTCTGTTATGGCATAAATACGAGGACAATTGGACAGCATCAATCGCGTTTTGATAAGCATATACAtcatatttcaagtttattttcatttaaaaacaatattcaattgaaaaatccgtgagagaaaaaaaaaatagaaagagtCATACATATCTCTGTACTATAtagtaaaaatatttctatatatgtatgtatgtatgtatgaatgtatatatttatataacgCACACTACTACGCTCGCTAAGTAATACAATCAATatgttatacatatattcaattatgtatattttatatggatttatatatatatatatgtatatcacgTTTGCTGCCCTTACTACTTGGCGATTTGGGGCGTACCCTCTACAGATTCCACTTCAAAAACATCATCGGACTCTTGTCCTCCGGCAACATTATCATGATAATTATCATTCTCACAACATTCATCTAAATCTacatcatcgtcatcagcatcaacatcatcatcatggaggtgatggtgatggtgatcgTCAATCTCATCATTCTCATCGTAATCATCGCCAAACTCTGAGGATTCACCAAGCGTCCAAGCGTCGTTTTCCATTGAGTTTCGTGGACTGTAGTGAATGCTGCTGCTTCCCGTGAGGGTTAAATTGTTGGCTGGCCGCAGGACACTGTAGAAAAACAAATCAACATTACTTCAAAGTTATGCCAAATTTCAAATTcttaattttcaaatttaatacaatatttgcaatgaatgtgtgtgtgtgtgtgtgtgtgtgtgggtgtgtgaaTGATCTTATCGCTCGAATGTTATGTGAAAATATATCTAGCAGCGATATTCTAAGAAagcatttttaatttgttgatgAGTTTCGGTGTTAAGTAGTTGTGTTTAGCCAAGTtacaggtttttttttttgtggtttaaaTGTGATGAAGAAACAAGACAAACGTTTTTACAATTAACAAAACACAGTTAATGGGGTGGGGTGGAGGTAGGAGAGATTACACACAGGCCAACAACAAAGACAACGACCAATTTTTTCTTGGGACGGGACTTCATTATGAATTAAGTTCCATAAAACATAGaatgaaatttgaatttgactCAAAAATTCGAATGGAAGACTTTCCCATCAAGATGTAGTAACTGAATAACATTGAATTATTATGATGAGAGTGCCAGATTTAATTACTACAATTCTTTTTGAAAACTaacataaaatgaaatatatatactaaaattaaatactttttcaTACAGAATATTGTATTTGAAGATATAGATTGGTTGGTTTATCTATGAACTCGTTGAATTTCTCTAAtaaataagaaacaaaaaaaaaacgtattgaattagatatataaaaaaaactttagttAGTTAATATAGAAATCCACGTCtcagagaaaaacaaaaaaggtcTATAAAGGGGGGGAAGTtgtctctgtatgtgtgtgtgttatgtgTGTTAAGGAGTAAGAGATGTTGATTAAATTTTTGGTGGAGACGAAAATTCTACTAAATGATATACATAGATATCGAGAATACTTTTTAACAAGGTTTTCTAATTTTGGCGAATTTTTCTTAATGAAATTTTAGATTTACATAGTTTTTGCAGCGTGAAGTTagattttagttttagtttgttttttttttagtattatgcaattgatttttgtttttgtttattgttgttaGCGCCATATGAAATAGCCAGACACAAGACACAAAACGAGTACGaggaacgaacgaacgaacgaaagGAACGCAACAAACtgacaaacaaaattttgttgtatGGCTTttttagatatacatatatgtaatgtatatatatatatataatatttaagacatatttgcaaacaaacaagcaTTAAAAATTACTAATTTTAGAGGTAGAGGAGAATACAAACAGAAGAAACTTCTCTCTCGCTGCGCTTTCTTTTCTTGTGTGTGTCTCGCTCTAATCCACTCGCAACTTATTTAGGTAGAGGGGACGGGGACCCAAAGCCCAAAAGTATGCATCAATAATTGCTGCGTTATATATATctgtgtgttgtgtgtatgtgtgcgagTTCTTTTCTATCTCGTTCGATAtcgttgttattattgttgttgttgttgttcgatCGCTTTTCGTTTGGGGATGAAAAGGAGCAACTACATTGCCGCTATCTGCTGCTCTTCTATTGGCATCGTTGAGTTTTGTTTGCTTCGATTTTATGTGGAATATAATATCGTATCGTAATCGTATCGTcgtgatatatatatatatatgtgtgtatatatagtaatagtatgttcttgttgttgttggaaaTAAGTTAGTGTTATAGCAGTAGTATTATTGTAGTAGAAGATCTAGAAATCGGTCACTAGCACCACACCCATATTATCCATATCCGTTGGTCATAACTGTCCACGGCGATAGTGTGAGCGTGATGGTCTGACAGGagttgtgtgtgtatatatagtttGGTTGGTGTTGGTTggttttggttggttggttgattggtttttgtttcaaaGAAAGGtgtacaaaaattaaaagagaaagaaacatAATTAGCAAAAATTATACATAAAATTTAACTAAATGctttttgtagttgttgttgttgttgcttttgttcaCTGCCACATTAATTAATtgatataggtacatatattcCTAATTATATACTAATAACAAATTGAAGGtgttatatattttggttttttttttgtttttttgttgttctttttacTATCAACAACTTGATGTCTAGTTAGCAATACTAATATATGTAGATTGTTTAATTAGCAATAATGATATAAAGTATATGATTGGTTGTTTGATCTAATTGACAAAAGGAAATAATCAGAAATAAAACGCACCTTTACCTCTAGTCGCGATATTAACCATAACCTTAAGCTAATGAtcaaaagaatatatatatatagagagagtataacaaaaataaaaatataaaaaacaataatgttacaaatcaatatatagaaaatatatgtatatatatatataatactaAATAGAGTCACAGGAAGATATAcaactatatataaataggaAAAATTAAAGTCTTTCCTTATCtactttaaatttcttttctcATCTATATAATTTAGATATCTCTTCTCATAAGATTATAGAAATTCATTTTAGTTACACTTTTAGTGTAGTTAGTTATAATATTCATATAAATTCAAAGAAATCAATTGATTCTAGAATTGTTTCTGCACCTAAAAACGTTCTCTCTTGCtctacaaacaaaaaaaaagagatctATCTAAGGAACTTGGGGCAAtatttcctattttttttttggaatgtATAATTTgtagtttggttttttttttctaaaagcTTTTACCTCTCGAAAGGCACTTCATCGTCGAGatgttcctgctgctgctcctgttgttgttgtcttgccTGACTTTGGGCACGACGCGCTTCTTCCTTTTTGCGGCGATCTTCGGCTGCTGCCTTCATTGGATCATAGGTGGAGCGACGTTTCCACATGGCCATTTCAGCttccttttgtttattgacTGCGATAAAAGAGTTTTTACATGAGTCGTGTTTCTTTTAGTAGGTgtaaaaacacacaaaaacttaCCTGAGGCATCACGTCGCACCGCTGAAGAAGCTCGTGGTCCTAGTCCACCGCCCATGCCGCCAccgcctcctcctccaccaGCACCTAGTGATGTGGTACTGCTATTCATTACGGAGGCGGCACTACGCACACTCCGATTACTGGCCCGTATGCCCTCGCCCCGGCTTAGACCCATAGATGAGGCACTGGGGCTACGTTTCATTTGCTCCGATGGCTTCAATGTACTCTTGGCATCATTTTTACGCAGAAAATTATTGGATTGGGCCGACTTGTATTTGGATATATCCAAATATTTTGGTTGCACTCTTGGCTGTTGCTCGCGATTGCTCGCATTTGCGGTCTGGAGCAATTGTTTCTTGGCATTGGCCAAGGAACTGGGAACCTGTTGGGCCAAACGACTGAGACTAGTGTCGCGTGGCATGGACTGACGTGAGGGTTTCATCGAGCCGACAGTTGTACGGGCTGTGGCACTCTTAATGCCACGTCGTGGCAATTCTGGAGTATTGGGACAGGCAATTagaccagcagcagcagctgcagctgaTAATTTGCCAGCTGGAGCTGAACTGGGTTTGGCTGGTGTATGACtgttttgctgctgttgttgttgttgctgtcgctGTTTGCTCCTCTCGATGCGCATGAGGAGAGCCTTATTGAGACGCGTATTGCTTAGGGGTACAGCCGTCTCCTGGGGCTCCAACATATCTGGTGGCTCATCCTCTTCGTTGCTAGAGTAATAGGCACCTCCAGTGCCCAGTTCATCCTCATCGTTGATATAATATTGCAATTCGTTGTCATAATCGCTATAGGCTTGTTCAAAATTATTGCTACTTGAGGATTTCTTAAGCTGTTGCaacagttgctgctgctgctgggcatGACGAGCTGCTGGCGGAGTATATAGATTCTGGAAATTGGGGCGACCCTGACGACCCGAatggtgatggtgatgatggtgGTGTTGATGATGGGATGaatgctgttgatgttgcatttgctgctgctgctggaagGAGCTCGAACGACGCAGCGGCGACAACGGAGCGGATGACTCAAGCGGCTCGATATCATCATCCAAGGAGTTCTTGCGCCGATTCATTTGCTTGAGCAGATAATCACCGCTGGTGAGTAACTGCAATTGCGCTTCGTTGATGCTGCTGGTCATGAGAGCCCGATGCAATGGGGATCGACGAtagccaccgccaccgccccCACCCCCGCCAGCACCACCGTTTGCCGTTTCTAGGCTATGCTGTGGACTGCTCTGAGCCGGCGATTTAACGGAACTACGTCGCGATAGCGACTGTTGCAGACAGCTAATGGCTGCTGCCGTCTGCTCCAAATAGGCATCTGTGGTATGAGGACGCGGACGACTGGCACTGCGCGCACGTCCCAGCGTGTGCAACGGCGATGGTATCTTACTGGGACTTTTGGGTGGCTTATACGGTGGCTCAATCATCTGAGATCCTGAACTACCGCCATCATTATTATTGTGGCTGCACAACGCTGGATCGCTGGCGTAGTCACAGTCGCCCAATAGACGATAACGTTCGGCCAAATTGCTGCGATTCAATTTTCcttgtgctgctgctgctgtcacaTATTggcgatgttgttgttgctgttgttgctgctgctgcagatgttgatgttgatgataGAGACTGAGACTGTCATCAGTAAGGGAATCGACACCCGTATCCGAGCAATTATAGCTGCGCGTCATTAGTTGCTGTcgaaagagggagagagagagagatcgaTTAAGTTGTAATAAtgaaagtgcaaaaaaaaattaatcattCATTTCCCATTTGATAGTGAAaatattaatacaaaaaaagacaATTATTTATGCGCGATtacaaatcaataaaaatttgaatgaGTGTAAACTTTCCATAAATGAGCGCACTTATGTATTGGCCTCTGCGGTTTTAATACTCTTTGATTTATTATCAATAACTATCACAGAGAATCATTCTATTGAAGCGTGTTTAAGTGGTTAACCGTTAAAAAGTTCAGCTAAAACCGAAATACTTATCGGTTATACGACTGGCCAGCTAGATATTTGGAAAATCTATAAAGTAGGCGGGCAAAATAAATATTCGTGATCATCATCAACCGCCGAGTTGATCTTGCCATGTCTGTCAGCATAAACAACttgatctcggagactattgAAGCTTGAGCAACCAAATTTGTCATTTGGATTCGTTTAAAATACACGCAGAGATTGAAAATTATTGCAAATTTTTACTATAACCCTTCCATCGAGGTTATATTTTATGCCATAAACCATAAgtatagaaaaatattaaatatttgtgcaatttttaaacaattttttagcTTTTCGAAGAGTCGATATTGGTATTTCCGGATCTTAAACACCCATTCTACAAAACAAGAATTGAACTAGATAAACCAAATCAATCGTTGGCCAATCTTAGTACCTTGCTTAATAACCTGACCGGGTTAGAATGTTACGCATATTTTGCTTCTAAGAAcgtttttgtatgttttgatTAACCGGATGCAATTCATTCAACTTGCGGTAGACACCTTTCAGACATATTTCGTGGTAAGGTGGTTTATCAGGATGATTTGATTTCGGGGGGGTTTTTAAgtgattttgattaaaaatagattgataaaacgaaaaaaaacacaggAACTTCTTTCTGTCAGTTAAGCATTACTCAAAGTATATAGTGGCGCGTGACAATCTCATATCTTTAGATGTCTTTCCGTATAAATATCATGAGAATTTGGTCAAATGGCATTAGTTGAGAAACTAAATTGAAGAATTCACAACACAAGAATGAAATATTCAGTAGCAATCCTTTTCGCCATTGTGGCCTGTGTCCTTGTGGCACAACAGCAAGTGGCAGCTgtaagtaataataataatatgggAGTGTTCCCATTTCTGAACTCAAtcaaaattttcttctttatttcgCTAGAAATCGATAAGCAGCAAGGTTAGCGATAAAACTAACGAGATCACCAATAAGGTCGATGATAAAACTAACGAGATCACCAACAAGGTCGATGACAAAACCAATCAGATAACTGATAAAATCGATGACAAAACTAATCAGATAACCGATAAAGTAGATGACAAGACCAACGAGATCACCAACAAAGTGGACAAGAAAACTGATAAAATATCCAAGAAAGTGGATAAGAAAGCCAATAAAATTTCCAAGAAAGTCGATAAGAAAACCGATGAAGTGACTAACAAAGTGGACAAGAAGGTTAATCACATTGTAAACAAAATCTAAAGACCGCACACTAattctgttcttttttttttaatgaattcttttaataaataaattctgaTTACTGCATTATgattgctttgttttttttttttcatgttatgtatatataaattccCATTGAAAGAAATCCCCATAGGAAATCCTTTTAAAATGCCACAAATTTGTGGTTTGGTAGTTCTATAGAAATTATTTATGTCTGGCCGTAAATATAGTAAACATTTGATTGTAGTTTACAATTCAGATATTAATCATTCAAATGACTTATAAATTTCTACGCCTTTTCCCAGTCTAAATATAGAAATGTTTATGTCTTAAGTCGTCATTAATGGAGACTTACCCTACTTTTAAATAGGTAAAAAAGGCATATTGGTATTTGAGGTTCCATTACGATAGATATATAGATCGATATATGCGATAAGTGAAGAAAGTATTTCGATAACAGAAAATTTCTGCGAATGTAAAGCAATCTTTGGCATCGCCAGTCAGAAAACTATCGTTGAGATCTACAAGTCGATATATAGATCGATATAAGTGATGAAAATGTTTCCTTAAGAGAAAATTTCAGGGGTTTTAACGCGATCTTTGGCATCTCTAATCAGAGAGTTATCGTATCACTTTTAACTGAGTCAGCATATAATAATGCGGTTAgcaattctttgtttttttttatttttattattgtaaCTTTGACCGTAtcgattgtttttgtttgcaaaaaaaattatgtcgTAATAATTGAGAACGGATGAAAATGACGGGTGTGCGCAGTTCTTTGATAATAAGCAGACAATTTTTAGATAACTTGGCAGACGGTGGCATTGCTTTAGGTCATTAGAAATGTCCGGATGGAACTACATATTCGCTTACAAGCCATGTCAAACACAAGAAGGAATACGTAGAAAGGGTGAGGGTAAGGGTCGGGGGACGAATGGGTTAATTTTGTTAATGAGGATTGGTGGTGCCTTGCACTCAACCGTGGAGCTGAAATTtcgtatatttatatatttaaaaatggatCAATCACCTACACACCACTCCATTAGCTTTAGATaagggaaaaacaaaaaagttcaCCTTtggttaaaacaaaaataaaaaaaaattccatagatataaacaaattttggtGACCATTAGTCAATATAGAAGTTGACTgtgacaatttaaaatttatcgtttatacatataaacaattttaagttttttttttggtataaatACCATGTGAAATTAGGCAAAATTATTAGttgaaaaaacaaagttaaacATGAAATTCGTAGCAGCATTTGTGTTGGTAGCAGTTTTGGCCATTTCGTTGCCAATACGGGAAGTTAGCGCCAGGAGTGCGTTGAGTGAATTGGTAAGGAGTGAAAGGAAACAATTAATTGTTGAAcaattaactgattttatGCTTTGTGTAGAGCAATCTTGGTCTTGAGATTGGACAAGATGCCTCCATCTTTGGCGACTCTTTGGGCCAGGAGGGTACACAGTTTGGACAAGAGATTTCGAATAGTGCCATTGCCTTTGGACATGCAGTTTCCCAAGAGGCGGTAGGTGTTCACCTTCAATGGCATGGAATAAGAAAGAAGGTTTACaaagtatttttgttgttttgtttacagGAAACTTTAGCTGGCGAGGAAATCGCTGCAGCTTTGAAAAACGCCTCAGCCaagaaaacaattaaaactcCAAAGACAACGTCCCTGGTGTCCACCAGTGTGGCAGACTCAGCTTTAACTGGTGCCGGCAAGGTGGCCGATACAGCTATCGATGGAGCTCAAAAGGTTGCCGATACCGCCATCGATGGGGCTCAAAGCGTAATTAGTTCTATCTTTGGTGATGACTCCTCGACCAGTGTGGATAAGACAGCAGCAAGTGCTGCCAAGGATGTGGCTAGTTCTGTTGGCGAATTGGCTAATGAAATTTATGGCTCAGCATCGGATGCGGCCAGCCAAATTGCTTCGGCGGCGGCTAGCAACTCCAGTGATTCCTCATCGGCTAGTGTGGCCCAAACGGCGGCAAGTGTGGGCCGGGATATTTCAAAGACGGCCAATGCTATGGGTCGCCATGTTTCCAATACTGCCAACAGCATGGCAAATACAGTTGCCTCGGAGGCCACATCAAGCGGTACGACCAAGACCTTGCTTAAGGTTGGTTCCAGTGTAGCAAGCAGTGCCACTAGTGCTGCTGATAAAGTAGCTTCCGATGCTACAAAGGCGGCTAGTCAAACTGTCGATTCTGCCACAAAAGTTGCTTCAAGTGCTGTGAGTTGTGCCGGTACAGTTGCCTCCGATGCTTCGAAGGTGGCAAGCAGTGCCGCCAGTGCTGCAGGTACAGTTGCCTCTGATGCTGCCAGTGCCGCTGGTACAGTTGCCTCTGACGCTTCCAAAGTAGCAAGCAGTGCCGCTAGTGCTGCAGGTACAGTTGCCTCTGATGCTGCCAGTGCTGCTGGCAAAGCAGCTTCAACTGCCGTCAGTACTGCCGATAAAGTAGCAAGCAGTGCCGCTAGTACCGCAGGTAAAGTTGCATCCGATGCCACCAGTGCCGCTGGTACAGTTGCTTCTGATGCTTCTAAGGTTGCAAGCAGTGCCGCAAGTGCCGCCGGCACAGTTGCATCAAACGCTGCTAGTGCTGCTGGTACAGTTGCCTCCGATGCTGCCAGCACCGCCGGTAAAGTagcttctgctgctgccgaTGCTGCTAGTACTGTCGTCTCAACTGCTTCAAATGTTGCCAGCAATGTGGCCAATGCCGCAACAAATGTGGCCAGCGGTGCCGTCAATGCTGCCGATAATGTGGCCCACGATGCCGTCAAGGCTGCCAACACTATTGCCAACGATGCCACCAATGCAGCCAATGCCATTGCCAATTTGTTCTAATCAAATCCACA
It encodes the following:
- the LOC6638691 gene encoding AF4/FMR2 family member lilli, with the protein product MTSYANETTTGTNTTTAAATTTTTTGNATAAAATEVTNVAIDGNGITLGAGGGDTSTAIESSSKVMAKQLATNSNSYHHHHHNDDDNSSSDGREKTDHTPENIKKIAEIMGEDVVVGGTAAAAAATSPSINLSPRHNLQHHHHHQHSQQNNANFVGLGAAIDESNAKFCLGKPPPLPAEKDIYTYINKSMTSIRWMTNEATLMTTEHHQKWLSSSQSFLHPPPPTPCVVYCVLYVCVSSKGLPNIGEMNLVYSNIPQFNLETILARANHHHHQQQQQQQQQQQENNHHHPDVDEEENSTESNSTSTATKQSLAFTIDHFDTSANDAAAQAARYKNMMERFQNRHKRGASMSKLESDGPVTPNGGADELATPTPTSEQTPPPQVKMRVRERSASRVRDASKRHSWSPRSSGTSETTASAAASRPTTAVTKSKVSPSPATAKGAANSMANRTGQFTPRSTAMQLALRQVEMLCPQPPLADGKTQIDEDVVSEAGTYTLDGDNYTEEQKDLMNIDRNAAAAAAAAAAAAAAGKQRPKQLPVKAARASNVLEVNYYHETQPQQESKASKAGSTSNTSATGAYLEQLKSRVMRQSCPPLPRSPPSPAADVGCFTSVTTSGVLAKQRALDTHPKLTRHSHSLSTSQIDSSEYVSNEAKLRQAPGGALAGSATDCQKAEYRLNVFTTSTNQQQHQMPETPTTPTATEAALLQTAQTKQDWIQEWARNARARSLAQDVSGSTASRRKQQQAQQLMTRSYNCSDTGVDSLTDDSLSLYHQHQHLQQQQQQQQQHRQYVTAAAAQGKLNRSNLAERYRLLGDCDYASDPALCSHNNNDGGSSGSQMIEPPYKPPKSPSKIPSPLHTLGRARSASRPRPHTTDAYLEQTAAAISCLQQSLSRRSSVKSPAQSSPQHSLETANGGAGGGGGGGGGYRRSPLHRALMTSSINEAQLQLLTSGDYLLKQMNRRKNSLDDDIEPLESSAPLSPLRRSSSFQQQQQMQHQQHSSHHQHHHHHHHHSGRQGRPNFQNLYTPPAARHAQQQQQLLQQLKKSSSSNNFEQAYSDYDNELQYYINDEDELGTGGAYYSSNEEDEPPDMLEPQETAVPLSNTRLNKALLMRIERSKQRQQQQQQQQNSHTPAKPSSAPAGKLSAAAAAAGLIACPNTPELPRRGIKSATARTTVGSMKPSRQSMPRDTSLSRLAQQVPSSLANAKKQLLQTANASNREQQPRVQPKYLDISKYKSAQSNNFLRKNDAKSTLKPSEQMKRSPSASSMGLSRGEGIRASNRSVRSAASVMNSSTTSLGAGGGGGGGGMGGGLGPRASSAVRRDASVNKQKEAEMAMWKRRSTYDPMKAAAEDRRKKEEARRAQSQARQQQQEQQQEHLDDEVPFESVLRPANNLTLTGSSSIHYSPRNSMENDAWTLGESSEFGDDYDENDEIDDHHHHHLHDDDVDADDDDVDLDECCENDNYHDNVAGGQESDDVFEVESVEGTPQIAK
- the LOC124460715 gene encoding GRIP and coiled-coil domain-containing protein-like; this translates as MKYSVAILFAIVACVLVAQQQVAAKSISSKVSDKTNEITNKVDDKTNEITNKVDDKTNQITDKIDDKTNQITDKVDDKTNEITNKVDKKTDKISKKVDKKANKISKKVDKKTDEVTNKVDKKVNHIVNKI
- the LOC111519772 gene encoding mucin-22-like, producing the protein MKFVAAFVLVAVLAISLPIREVSARSALSELSNLGLEIGQDASIFGDSLGQEGTQFGQEISNSAIAFGHAVSQEAETLAGEEIAAALKNASAKKTIKTPKTTSLVSTSVADSALTGAGKVADTAIDGAQKVADTAIDGAQSVISSIFGDDSSTSVDKTAASAAKDVASSVGELANEIYGSASDAASQIASAAASNSSDSSSASVAQTAASVGRDISKTANAMGRHVSNTANSMANTVASEATSSGTTKTLLKVGSSVASSATSAADKVASDATKAASQTVDSATKVASSAVSCAGTVASDASKVASSAASAAGTVASDAASAAGTVASDASKVASSAASAAGTVASDAASAAGKAASTAVSTADKVASSAASTAGKVASDATSAAGTVASDASKVASSAASAAGTVASNAASAAGTVASDAASTAGKVASAAADAASTVVSTASNVASNVANAATNVASGAVNAADNVAHDAVKAANTIANDATNAANAIANLF